The Ooceraea biroi isolate clonal line C1 chromosome 7, Obir_v5.4, whole genome shotgun sequence genomic sequence taaaaatttcaaatattaagttaaatattcaattagGTATTTCAATATCCTTTATTACAGTATTTCAATCAACTTTTCTAATCATGTATGAGTTTCAACGTTCTGACAATTGACTAAATTTAACTTCTAGTTATAACGTTCAAATttaatagataaaataaaaatcgatgataataaataacaaaattaataaaatctaaaattcAAAACATGCTTCTCGCGCTGATatgaaaaatagttttcaGCATTTAATTGGTATTTGATCTGCATTATTTTTGAATGATCGGCTCGAGCAAAGGCACTTGGGTTTGTTGGTTTAGCCGTTTCGTGGGATATTTTAATCGACGTGACCAGTCTCGATCGATCGGGCTGACCCGCAAGCCAGGGCTCAAATCTGACCATGCCCAACGGcggaagaaggaaaaagagaccGTGTGGTTATCGTGTCAAGAATGGCACTCGCGTGCGCATAATCGTGAGTTGCATTGGTCGGCGGAGGACCCGTTCGTGTCCGGGATTCGCGGTCATTAGCGGTGACCACAGTGCTCGTGTATCGATCTCTCATTTAAACCATCCACCTTTTGGTATTTCTATGCTCTTCGTTGACCTTTGTTTGACTTATGTTTCGTGCTGTCCGTACGTCCAAAAATATCTGTGACGTCAATCAAGAAAGACCTTGTCTCATTTTTTTTGCATCTTGCGCTCTCCCGCTAAGAATTAACGTCGAGTCAATAGGATATCGCAATCCTTACTGCTTTCCTGAAGTATTAGATTGGTGGAGAAATACTCATCTTCATTCATTGCTTCATTCGTTTCTGCGTCGAATAAAATTGAAGATCCGGATGATGCCGAggtgacaattttattttgattttcttGTACTTTCTGTTCATCTTTAATCGACAAATGGAGCAAATCCTTCTCGAGACGTCGCGCTAATACACCGACAAGCCTTGCTGAAGTCTCTGCAGAGGAACCTCCGCTCTTGGTGCGAGATCATTACGGTAATGGGCTCATCTCTTCTGTTTTGTCTCTTCAACGCGCGATAACGGTACCGATCGACAGGTCGATCTATTATCGTCATTACCGCGTGATCTCTACATGGGTGTGTCCGGCATCACTCGTGATTTAAACACCGTTGGGATAATTGCGTTAAGTACAAGCTTGCTTCGAAGCCCGCGGCGCAATTCCATGATGGATCCTCTTCGTCAGAGATCGTTTTATTGGATCTTCCGTGTGTTCTTAGCAGTATCACTCCGTGATTATCTATTAGAGTGATTATATCGGGACATATACTTTTCTGCCTCTGCTAACTTGAGCGTGGACGAAGATTTCGGCATTTGCATAAAGCAAATTCTCCGTTAGATATATCCACCTCGAAAAAACGGACTGGACTAGTAAGATAAGATCTTTTCCGCATTAGAATGGGCAGCACGCGATAAAATCGCATTCGACCTAGTTTTACCGCAGATTGACGTGACCTCAGCATCAACTTGCAAAACGCAATCGGAAATCGAGACATATATGTCACGATACAACGCTGCGCGTGATTGTGGTATTTATCATTGACTTGAATTTTATAACGGTCATTAAAATCTCTTATATTGAGATTAATATTCTccttatattttctttttaaattaaaatagattggAAATTATTTCTGAAGTCAAGAAAACTTTCCATTTATTGAACATAAATattgctttaaataatttgctgAGAACTTTGAGATATAGATATGTATTCTtacagaatttttaaattgtatggaatattaaaataattatatatcttttgtGTTATGTTTTTAGGGTATGCGAAAGGCAAAGAGACATAGATAGACATAACGACAGGAGTGAGGATGATGACGAAGATGAGAATCCTCAAGGGAAGTGGCCCCACGCTCTCAGTTCGGCCCTCGCGTGTCTCGGTTGCACCCTGGGACTTTTTAATATCAGCAGATTTGCCATTCTTAGTATACAGTTCGGAGGTAAGTGTGCATGGTGTACATCAGAAATCGTAAAAATATcgcaaaaatattgcaaaaatctcattgtaaaatttcatgggatttttccaaataatatacaaatttagaTGCAAGACAAAATAGTATCAAATTCTTCATGCgtagtttttttaaaatatcaaaaatggCTGAAACCTCTTCTATTTTGGTTGATTCTATTTTGGTGAGATTAAATCTCGACGCTTTTAGTACACTAGAATGTTCCATTAAAATAACatctttattgtatatttacaatCAGCACGAAATTGTGGAGATTGAACTCACCAAATTATTCAGGTTTTAatccgctcgcgcgcaaaAGGAGAATAGATCCTTGTTCCGAGTTCGCACAGTATAAATACAGCACTCCTCTGAAAGAAATAGAGCAATCCAATAATCACCGCTCGTTAATTGTAATTCGTATCGTAACGTGCCCGTCTTGTAAAACTAGCGATTAGTTTCGAGGCTGCTTCTGAAGGTAATAATTGATTCTCCATCGGAGAAACGGTTGATTATCCACGTTATCCCGATGTTCCATGATCACGATCGATCGCCAGTACGTTATTTATCAAGGATTCCATgttttgcatattatttttaatttacgatGTCTCCCTTTTTACAGCAAACTTCATTGTACAGTTCCTGATTTTATCCTTTATACTGGGCATCCCATTACTGACGTTGCAAGTATGCCTGGGACAGAGACTGGCGGCTGGTTCTGTGGATATGTGGAGAATCTCGCCGCTTTTTCAAGGTGTCGGAATAGCCCTGCTCACCGCGCAAGCCTTCATCGGTATTTACAGCATAGTCGGTATATCGTGGATGTTCGTGTACTTCAGGTAAGATTCTTTACTTAccttttagaatatttttagtGATGAAATAAGTTAAATGTATACAAAAGCAATGATTGAATAGGGCTGGAGATTGTAAATTTggctaaaagaaaaaagtaataattaagaaaaataataattgaatggaaaatataaaatattttcttatgaaaactgatgataaaaataacagttGATGAACGGTTGACTTTATATTAAGTTGGCTCATTCCATCATTTGTATCGAAATAACATCGTGCCATATCGAACAAGTGGGACAAAATGCGTGGTACATTGATTGCAGAGATTCGTTCATAACAAAGCAGGACAAGTATCGATGGGCGGAGCCGTTTCTTCTCTATCGAGACGACAGCCGTCCTACGCACAATATTACTACTTCATACAAATTGTATGAGACTGTTCCGGATTACTTCAATGGTGCTGTATTACAAAGACACCATTTGAACGAATCGGATGCTGGTACCATCACGTTAAAATTCCAAGTGGCCTTCAACTTAGCCGTCGTTTGGCTGATTGTATTTGTTTCACTAAGTAAAGGTAAATCTTTTTTCAGAAAAGAaacacgtatatattttataaagatttttttatcaaaaatattgtttgctgtaaataattttctagtcTTTCATGatgtttaaatttaatgtacgtagaaagaaagaaaagattctGTCGAGTATCAAATTATTGGTccacgaaatttaatttctgctATCCTTATTTTTACCTAGGATTGAGATCCTATGGAAAAGTAGTGTACGTTTTCACGCTGGTGCCCGTGTTTGGCACGTTAGTCTTATGCACGAAGTTGTTGGGACTCACACCGCCAGGCTCGATACACCAGCTCTTCCCCGCTACCGTTTGGAGCGAATTCTTCATTAATGGGAAGTCATGGGTGGCTGCCTCAAACGAGGTCTTCCTCACGTGGGGTTTACTTGGTGCAGCCGCTATGCAGGTATTGTCGTCGTCGATAATCACGCGTTGATTTAGCGATATAATTCAACACGGTATTTACACGAGATAATCATTTTTCCTGATAATTGCCGATTGATTATTTACTTGTAACATTTAAATACGATAACATAACACGAGTGACGGCTCATTAGGATACCAATGTTTCAGATAGCGGCTCATAACAAGTACAAACATCTCCTCCAGCGAGATACGAGTCTTGTCGTGATTCTGACACTCATAGTTCTCGTTCTCGCGGCTTTCCTAGCGAACACCTGCGTGCAGATCCTTAGGCATCATGGCTATATTTACATCACTAGTTCGTTCGGTAAGTACAACCGCTTTACGTTACCTCGAGCGATCGGATCACATCAGTTGTACGTTCTCACGCACGTTATCACTCTTGGAACGATTTCGCAGAGAGAATATCAGGGTATACGTTTATGAGGCTTGCCAATCAGCCAGCACCTCCGGGATACAGCAGCACACCGGAGAGATTTATGTCACACGCATCATTTCTCCTTGGCCAGCGTGTAATACGACCCGGTGCGGACACCAGTACCGAGTCGGGGTATCAAGTGTTGCGATTGTCTACCGAATTGGTGCCTGCAACGTTAGCATTGTTAGGCGCTGAGCAGGTGTCGCCGTTTTGGGCGGTCCTGTTCTACTTCATCCTCATCTTATTTGGGATCGCACAGCAGGTATGTGATTTTCCACACTTAGGAGAATcagtgataaatatatataataataaaaatatatttttaaaaatatttattataaagatttttactaaaattgaataaaatttgacttattaatttatcataaaatattttatcgggATTTCAGTTGGCGATATGGCATTGTGTAATTACTGGCATAATGGCAATCAATACAAAAATGATGAAACTCTGGGAAACCAGCATTACGTTTTTTAGCTGCACATGCGGCTACATGCTGGGATTGCCTATGGCTACGGAGGTATGCTTGAGTTCTTCATATCTTGCCTGGTTTatagtgaaaaatttttttgacaAATTTATCCCTTATTCATCTAAACATGCAACTAGCAAATCTGGGGTTAACTGTATAATTACTGATATGCAAATAatgtgtatattattaattatgagcATGATGTGCAGATACCATGTTCTAACTTGTaggatatattaatataacataagtGGCATGAACACGTAGCAAGTAGGACAAGTGGTATCTATCTATGATATCATCAGTATCTTCCCCGTTCGCAACTGTTCTTATCAGATAGAGCGCGCGCAATCTCTCGTTTACCGGGAGAATCGTTATCAGTGCGAGTTTCAGTTCGTTTCGGCATATTACGGTGTCACAAGTGCGTACGCATCGAAACGAGAGATGAATACTAATGTTCACGCGGTGGTGCGTCGCAGCGCGCCTTGCTATTTCTGCAACGAATTCCTGGAGGAGAAATACCTGACGGAACATGTGACACACTGTGCGGCGGTCCTGGAGGAGTGCTCGAACAAATGTGGAGTTTACGTTCCCCGCAGAAGTCTGGAGGCTCACCAGAAATCGTGCAACAAGAAAATGTCGAAGAGGAATAGTCAAATAAAGGACATTCAAGATTCGGTGTGGAAGGAAAAGGTGTTCTCGGTGCTAACGTTGTTACGTTTAGCTATCGATCAGGGAGAGAAGGAGCGGATTCGCTTACAAGACGATCTCTCGAGGAACTTGAGCTTGCTGCATTCTCAGCAGGAATCTTTCGCTGCGCTGCGTTTAAATCTCGTGGAAGCGATCGAGGAGTCTCGCAGTAATAGCGCAATTCTCAATCGAAGATTGAGCGATCTGGAGACGGCCACCGACAATCTGCAGCACTGCAACGGTCTGAGCTTTCGACGGATCTCCGAACAACTGAGATTGCTCGAGGGAGAATTGACGGATGAGCAAAGCAAGCACAGAGGTGTACCGAATGATTGGCTGAAAGAATTGAAAGACCTGAAAACGTTCGTTGCCAAAGAGAGCATACGTACGAGCGATATATGGCAGGAACATCTGCGGCGCCTCAACGACTTGAAACTTGAATTGGAAATGAGATGCAAAGACTCGGGAGAATTAACGTCTAAGCACGATATCCTCTCGGAGAAGATAGATAGCTTGTTGGAAGGGATTCACAAGCATTACGAGATCACGGCCAGACAAAAATCGGATATTAAAGGCCTGAAGTTCCAAATGAAGGAAAATCTGAAGTACGTCGAGGAATTGATCGCGGATAATTGCGAACCGGCGTCCCTGCCGAACTCGTGCTCCTGCGCTCCGGAAAGCGTAGAATGCGCCTCGACCAATGGCCGTATCATATGGCGAATCGATCGTTATAAAGAGAAGATGAGCGAAGCGAAGAAAAACGATTGCGCACTTTACAGTCcgatattttacgataaagagtACGGCTACACCTTGAGAATGGAGCTATTCTTGAATGGTAAAGGACAATGGAAGGACCGTCACATTATCGGATGCCTGCGCGTGGAAAATGGGAAATGGGA encodes the following:
- the LOC113562238 gene encoding TNF receptor-associated factor 5, encoding MNTNVHAVVRRSAPCYFCNEFLEEKYLTEHVTHCAAVLEECSNKCGVYVPRRSLEAHQKSCNKKMSKRNSQIKDIQDSVWKEKVFSVLTLLRLAIDQGEKERIRLQDDLSRNLSLLHSQQESFAALRLNLVEAIEESRSNSAILNRRLSDLETATDNLQHCNGLSFRRISEQLRLLEGELTDEQSKHRGVPNDWLKELKDLKTFVAKESIRTSDIWQEHLRRLNDLKLELEMRCKDSGELTSKHDILSEKIDSLLEGIHKHYEITARQKSDIKGLKFQMKENLKYVEELIADNCEPASLPNSCSCAPESVECASTNGRIIWRIDRYKEKMSEAKKNDCALYSPIFYDKEYGYTLRMELFLNGKGQWKDRHIIGCLRVENGKWDPLLDWPCILRAAVILRDQDNPANDLKKIVKTVGHDKNDSDELNKESGLYMFIPHTTLSRYSGYTKKNVLFLDVQVKDARMSASTASLVAQ